The Fusobacterium sp. SYSU M8D902 genome includes a region encoding these proteins:
- the araD gene encoding L-ribulose-5-phosphate 4-epimerase has product MLEKLKEEVLKANLELPKRNLVTYTWGNVSGIDREKGLVVIKPSGVEYDHMSIEDLVVIDLDGNIVEGKLKPSSDTPTHLELYRKFLNIGSVVHTHSSWATIWAQAGRDIPAYGTTHADYFYGSIPCTRKMTQVEIDGNYELETGKVIVETFEKEKINPDNMPGVLVYSHGPFTWGKTPEEAVHNSVVLEELAKMAYNTEILNKNINSMQNELLNKHFLRKHGVNSYYGQK; this is encoded by the coding sequence ATGTTAGAAAAATTAAAAGAAGAAGTTTTAAAAGCTAACTTAGAATTACCTAAAAGAAATTTAGTGACATATACTTGGGGAAATGTAAGTGGAATAGATAGAGAAAAGGGACTAGTAGTAATTAAACCAAGTGGAGTAGAATATGATCATATGTCAATTGAGGATTTAGTAGTTATAGATTTAGATGGAAATATAGTCGAAGGAAAATTAAAACCATCATCAGATACACCAACGCATTTAGAATTGTATAGAAAATTTTTAAATATAGGAAGTGTAGTTCATACTCATTCTTCATGGGCTACTATTTGGGCACAAGCTGGTAGAGATATTCCAGCTTATGGAACTACACATGCAGACTATTTTTATGGAAGCATTCCTTGTACTAGAAAAATGACTCAAGTAGAAATAGATGGAAATTATGAATTAGAAACAGGAAAAGTAATAGTTGAAACATTTGAAAAAGAAAAAATAAATCCAGATAATATGCCTGGTGTACTTGTTTATTCACATGGACCATTTACTTGGGGAAAAACACCAGAAGAAGCAGTACATAATTCTGTTGTATTAGAAGAATTAGCTAAAATGGCATATAATACAGAAATTTTAAATAAAAATATAAATTCTATGCAAAATGAGTTATTAAATAAACATTTTTTAAGAAAGCATGGAGTTAATTCATATTATGGACAAAAATAG
- a CDS encoding 3-keto-L-gulonate-6-phosphate decarboxylase UlaD produces the protein MKPLLQVALDNNTLSDAIKSANILGEVVDVVEAGTILCLQEGMEAVRCLRALFPNKIILADTKCADAGGTVAKNCKNAGANWMTVICSATIPTMKAALKEMDDLQVELYGDWTYEHAKQWKEAGLSQVVYHQSRDALLAGETWGKKDLDKVQGLIDMGFKVSVTGGLELETLKLFKGMNIYCFIAGRSLRDAENPREEANKWKEEIKRIWG, from the coding sequence ATGAAACCATTATTGCAAGTAGCTTTAGATAATAATACATTAAGTGATGCCATAAAATCAGCTAACATTTTAGGAGAAGTAGTTGATGTGGTAGAAGCAGGAACAATTTTATGTTTACAAGAAGGGATGGAAGCAGTGAGATGTTTGAGAGCACTATTTCCAAATAAGATCATATTAGCAGATACTAAATGTGCAGATGCGGGAGGAACAGTAGCTAAAAACTGTAAAAATGCAGGAGCTAACTGGATGACTGTAATATGTTCAGCAACAATTCCAACAATGAAAGCAGCTTTAAAAGAGATGGATGATTTACAAGTTGAACTATATGGAGATTGGACATATGAACATGCAAAACAATGGAAAGAAGCAGGATTATCACAAGTAGTATATCACCAAAGTAGAGATGCATTATTAGCTGGAGAAACTTGGGGGAAAAAAGATTTAGATAAAGTTCAAGGATTGATAGATATGGGATTTAAAGTCTCTGTAACAGGTGGATTAGAGTTAGAGACATTAAAATTATTTAAAGGAATGAATATATACTGTTTTATAGCTGGTAGATCTTTAAGAGATGCAGAAAATCCTAGAGAAGAAGCTAATAAATGGAAAGAAGAAATTAAGAGAATTTGGGGGTAA
- a CDS encoding L-ribulose-5-phosphate 3-epimerase, which yields MYKLDKFPLGIYEKALPKNITWRKRLEYAKELGFDFVEISIDETDERLARLDWSLDERKEFVLAVLETGVRVPSMCFSGHRRFPLGSENEEIRKKSLELMKKAIELASDLGIRNIQMAGYDVYYEKSNENTKKLYIEGMKQSLKWAEQANVMLSIEIMDHPFMNSIPKYLELAQELKSPFLTVYPDIGNLTAWGNNVRMQLIKGKGQISAIHLKDTLAVTPDFPGKFKDVPFGEGCVDFIELFKVLKELNYTGPLLIEMWTEKSENPLEEIKKAKEWIEDKMKKGGYIC from the coding sequence ATGTATAAATTGGATAAATTTCCTCTTGGAATATATGAAAAAGCACTTCCTAAAAATATAACTTGGAGAAAAAGATTAGAGTATGCTAAAGAGTTAGGGTTTGATTTTGTTGAAATTTCAATAGATGAAACAGATGAGAGATTAGCAAGATTGGATTGGTCCTTAGATGAAAGAAAGGAATTTGTTTTAGCAGTATTAGAAACAGGAGTTAGAGTACCTTCAATGTGTTTTAGTGGGCATAGAAGATTTCCTTTGGGAAGTGAAAATGAAGAGATAAGAAAAAAATCTTTAGAATTAATGAAAAAAGCTATAGAATTGGCAAGTGATTTAGGAATTAGAAATATACAGATGGCAGGGTATGATGTTTACTATGAAAAGAGTAATGAGAATACCAAGAAATTGTATATTGAAGGAATGAAACAATCTTTAAAATGGGCAGAACAAGCAAATGTAATGCTTTCGATAGAAATTATGGATCATCCATTTATGAACTCTATTCCTAAATATTTAGAATTAGCTCAAGAGTTAAAGTCACCATTTTTGACTGTATATCCAGATATAGGAAATTTAACTGCTTGGGGAAATAATGTAAGAATGCAATTAATAAAAGGAAAAGGACAAATAAGTGCAATACATTTGAAGGATACTTTAGCAGTAACACCTGATTTTCCAGGAAAATTTAAAGATGTTCCTTTTGGAGAAGGGTGTGTAGATTTTATTGAGTTATTTAAAGTGCTAAAGGAGTTGAATTATACAGGACCATTATTAATAGAAATGTGGACAGAAAAAAGTGAAAATCCTTTAGAAGAGATAAAAAAGGCTAAAGAGTGGATAGAAGATAAAATGAAAAAGGGTGGATACATATGTTAG